CTGGACTCCAACCATCTGATTTAATCATAGTTGCTGGAAGACCATCAATGGGAAAAACATCACTTGTTTTAGGAATAGCTCAATATGTTGGACTACAATTGAAAAAACCAGTAGCTATATTCTCTTTAGAAATGGCTTGTCACCAACTTTCCCAAAGGATTATGTGTTCGGAAGCAGAGATTGATGCAACCAGACTTAAGACTGGAAGACTTAAAGAAGATGACTGGCCCAGGTTGGCAAAAGTTGTAGGTGAGTTAGCTGAAGCCCCTATTTTCATTGATGACACAGCATCAATAAATATGATGGAGTTAAGAACTAAGACAAGAAGACTTATAACTCAACAAAATATTGCCTTGATAGTTGTTGATTATATACAATTAATGACTGGACCTGCTAATCTTCAAAATAGGCAACAAGAGGTCTCCGAAATATCCAGGTCTTTAAAAATTTTGGGTAGAGAATTTAATGTTCCTGTAGTTGCAGTTTCACAACTTTCACGCGCATGTGAATTAAGACAGAATAAAAGACCTCAACTTGCGGATTTAAGAGAGTCTGGAGCAATAGAACAGGATGCTGACTTAGTAATCTTTATTTATAGAGATGAGCTTTATAATTCGGATACTGAAGATGCTGGAATTGCAGAGATAATAATTAGAAAACATAGAAATGGTCCAACCGGTGATATTAAGCTTACTTTTAGACCTCGATTTACAAAATTTGCTGATTATACTGAAGAATACAAAGAACTTTCATAAATACTTTAATGTTTGTTGCCATATAAAAAATACAGATAATTTCTATAAAACTCCGATACTTATTATCATTTAATACCCAGACTAATTGTTATTTATTTCTTAAAACACTTACCACATTAAAAATTATAGACAGCCTTCGTAAAATTATGCTCAAATCTTCCAAGGGTAATTATTTTTTATTTTTCTATTTTCACCTGAATAATATAAAATAAGATGTGGTGAAAAATGAAAATTATTCTTATTAAAAGGAGATAGATTGGCAAAAATATATGATGTGATTATTGTTGGTGGAGGACCTTCTGGTATTTTTTCA
The sequence above is drawn from the Actinomycetota bacterium genome and encodes:
- the dnaB gene encoding replicative DNA helicase — its product is MARKNSKSSLDLTRLDRIPPHNIEAEESILGAMMISQDAIAIGGEILDDDDFYRGNHKKIYSAIKNVYVRGEAADPITITEELKRMNVLEDVGGKAYIHTLISNVPLAANAKHYATIITQNATLRRLIEAATKIAAMGYEVPESIEKTVDTAEQIIFDVSKRKIKGDFTVLKDLLKEGFEQIEKLHGMGTQITGLSTGFKDLDRLTSGLQPSDLIIVAGRPSMGKTSLVLGIAQYVGLQLKKPVAIFSLEMACHQLSQRIMCSEAEIDATRLKTGRLKEDDWPRLAKVVGELAEAPIFIDDTASINMMELRTKTRRLITQQNIALIVVDYIQLMTGPANLQNRQQEVSEISRSLKILGREFNVPVVAVSQLSRACELRQNKRPQLADLRESGAIEQDADLVIFIYRDELYNSDTEDAGIAEIIIRKHRNGPTGDIKLTFRPRFTKFADYTEEYKELS